Proteins encoded by one window of Halorubrum ruber:
- a CDS encoding ATP-binding protein, with the protein MSTTKTPQVNEVNEFLEIASDFEDPLEVIRESLSNSYDAGATEVEITIRDRPIGSEIVIEDDGDGMDYADLESFFDLGNSTKRDPSSDAIGYKGHGTKIFYKSEEVLVNTSKEGTNLRAQMEQPWEKLNNRVMPEYEVRERSVKEGNNGTHIRITGFKSGRGFSPSSLTYNKIEHYLKWKTLAGSTAHYFTDDYHEMDIYITLGDEIDDTQETLKLDNKLEFPDEQIEPGEGKFPESRMCKHYPPRELTVETDDGDTAIIEVVGMIGGKDARNELPTYGKHSAQFGIWLAKDYIKVERVNEVISHDNEFLHFFFVANCQDIELSANREKIRNKSSSIYQAIKEELSHYLSKIASDPWFKDYLNQRRKAKLSRRAESQQSSVEDREKRILDREQFTPSNDAEVVLGLERSNREGALPKIVVEDYDPSVEVNALVKQDDSLYASSIHHKLTDHFEADKPLESVDKIICWSYGDPDQLSELERHGYHGGDITFDLNTGRIEYQNGRKHNIHIVSVEQRFQ; encoded by the coding sequence ATGTCAACAACAAAAACTCCCCAGGTAAATGAAGTAAACGAGTTCCTAGAAATTGCGAGTGACTTCGAAGATCCGCTCGAAGTAATCCGTGAATCCCTGTCTAATAGCTACGATGCAGGGGCTACTGAGGTCGAGATTACGATTAGAGACAGACCGATTGGATCCGAGATCGTGATCGAAGATGATGGTGACGGGATGGACTATGCTGACCTAGAATCCTTCTTCGATTTGGGCAATTCGACGAAACGAGACCCGTCCTCTGATGCCATCGGCTACAAAGGACATGGGACAAAAATATTCTATAAAAGCGAGGAGGTACTCGTCAATACTTCCAAAGAAGGAACGAATCTCCGTGCGCAAATGGAACAGCCCTGGGAAAAACTCAACAACCGAGTAATGCCTGAATACGAAGTTAGAGAACGCTCGGTGAAGGAGGGTAATAACGGGACTCACATCCGCATTACCGGATTCAAATCCGGACGTGGATTCTCTCCTTCCTCACTTACTTATAATAAAATTGAACACTATTTGAAATGGAAGACGCTTGCAGGATCCACCGCTCACTACTTCACAGATGACTATCACGAGATGGATATATATATCACGTTGGGTGACGAGATCGACGATACCCAGGAAACGCTCAAATTAGATAATAAACTCGAATTTCCCGATGAACAGATTGAGCCCGGAGAAGGAAAATTTCCGGAATCAAGGATGTGTAAGCACTATCCACCTCGTGAGCTGACGGTGGAGACTGATGACGGAGATACAGCAATTATCGAAGTAGTAGGCATGATTGGTGGGAAAGATGCTCGCAACGAACTCCCAACATACGGGAAGCATTCAGCGCAATTCGGGATCTGGCTTGCTAAGGATTATATCAAAGTCGAACGTGTCAACGAAGTCATCTCACATGACAACGAGTTCCTCCACTTCTTTTTCGTGGCAAACTGCCAAGATATTGAGCTCTCTGCGAACCGTGAGAAAATCCGGAACAAATCGAGCTCTATCTACCAAGCAATTAAAGAAGAATTGAGCCACTATCTTTCCAAAATAGCTTCTGATCCTTGGTTCAAGGATTATCTCAATCAGCGACGAAAGGCCAAACTCTCGCGTCGAGCAGAATCTCAACAGTCTTCAGTCGAAGACCGTGAGAAGCGAATTCTCGATCGTGAGCAGTTTACTCCCTCTAATGATGCTGAGGTAGTTCTCGGTCTTGAAAGATCAAACCGGGAAGGTGCTCTCCCTAAGATTGTCGTTGAGGACTACGACCCCAGTGTAGAGGTTAACGCACTCGTCAAGCAGGATGATTCACTCTATGCGAGTTCGATCCATCATAAACTCACAGACCATTTTGAGGCAGACAAGCCTTTGGAGTCTGTTGATAAAATCATCTGCTGGTCGTATGGTGACCCCGACCAACTGAGTGAACTTGAGCGTCATGGATATCATGGGGGAGATATCACATTTGACCTCAATACAGGTCGGATTGAGTATCAGAACGGTCGAAAGCATAATATCCATATCGTTTCTGTCGAACAACGGTTTCAGTAG
- a CDS encoding tRNA-guanine transglycosylase, which translates to MASFETTSSDEAGNARTGTLHTPHGDVETPAFFPVVNFIGGPDEKSGGIWSRLRNHLFGEPDFQGAMFQAMSFLDFNISPDSLDNWRSKSLHEHFTGHEPVKPYHDQPEDFTKPLFVDSGGFKLLNSDTFGDRPEEGGSDNDWSIYTNPESILELQLDYGADIIATLDYPIPPNLNEEETTQRMEDSIDSAIRCLELLEQRDESPAVYVAIHGHDYETINWYVGTFLDRAGDLDNAFEGFAVGSLVPLRTNVETLVDIVQGAKDAIPENRVDDLGLHLFGISGKFTALLALLGADSFDSSSYIRAAQFKKFINREIGVDDGTTVRHPDSDSHDLGDFGVDIERTSEARWAADWSKFSADQIPDDWDCQCSACEALREIGYDQMQSTLFDSKSYDQSGDHMKSDFYALMGYHNFHVYQDEMDYVRNLIQQGDGELLDYVAKMARNDVGGIRQALKRATVRDRDLATELRERGYDRLVAERADGEQERLNVDLPVESHEISLEYTPEDFNVLERDDYCPGDERVLLIIPCSQTKPYSNSRTHRVVADATTEWKDEIHKVTVSGMYGPVPEEFENISPIKSYEYVLTDAETDRQNLIKNRLVEYLNRFGGDFDVIVGYATSKTYREVIKRSLEEYGEGVVLPREPEMRALTEHFRTTNLQQLADYLEEELAPQTRN; encoded by the coding sequence ATGGCATCGTTTGAGACTACATCTTCTGACGAGGCCGGTAATGCTCGAACCGGAACTCTCCACACTCCTCACGGTGATGTGGAAACGCCAGCGTTCTTCCCAGTTGTCAATTTCATAGGCGGACCAGATGAGAAATCAGGGGGAATATGGAGCCGACTTCGGAATCACCTATTCGGCGAACCGGATTTTCAGGGAGCGATGTTTCAAGCGATGAGCTTCCTCGATTTTAACATCTCTCCCGATTCTCTCGATAACTGGCGATCAAAGTCTCTTCATGAGCATTTCACTGGGCATGAGCCAGTTAAGCCATATCATGATCAGCCGGAAGACTTTACCAAGCCGTTGTTTGTTGACTCTGGCGGATTCAAACTGCTGAATTCCGATACGTTCGGAGATAGACCTGAGGAGGGTGGTTCAGATAACGACTGGTCGATATACACCAATCCTGAGAGCATCCTTGAATTACAACTTGACTACGGCGCGGACATAATTGCCACACTAGATTACCCCATTCCACCGAATCTCAACGAGGAAGAGACGACTCAGCGAATGGAAGACAGTATTGATAGTGCTATACGCTGTCTTGAGCTTCTTGAACAAAGAGATGAGTCACCAGCAGTCTATGTGGCCATTCATGGCCACGACTACGAAACGATCAACTGGTATGTTGGTACGTTTCTTGACCGGGCAGGAGACCTTGACAACGCGTTCGAAGGGTTTGCAGTAGGGTCGCTAGTTCCACTCCGCACCAACGTAGAAACACTCGTTGATATTGTACAGGGTGCGAAGGATGCAATTCCTGAAAATCGGGTAGACGACCTCGGACTGCACCTGTTCGGCATTAGTGGGAAGTTCACTGCACTTCTTGCTCTTCTGGGTGCAGACTCGTTCGATTCATCTAGCTACATCCGTGCTGCCCAATTCAAGAAATTCATCAACCGCGAAATCGGTGTTGACGACGGTACGACCGTTCGGCACCCAGATTCGGATAGCCACGATCTTGGCGATTTTGGTGTCGACATAGAACGGACATCTGAAGCGCGCTGGGCAGCGGACTGGTCAAAGTTCTCTGCCGATCAGATCCCCGACGACTGGGATTGCCAGTGCTCAGCTTGCGAAGCACTCCGCGAGATTGGGTATGACCAGATGCAGTCCACCCTATTCGACAGCAAATCGTATGACCAGAGCGGAGATCATATGAAGAGCGATTTCTACGCGCTAATGGGGTATCACAACTTCCACGTTTATCAAGACGAGATGGACTATGTCCGCAATCTTATCCAACAGGGAGATGGTGAACTCCTCGACTACGTCGCTAAGATGGCCCGTAATGATGTAGGCGGCATTAGACAGGCACTCAAACGGGCTACTGTCCGCGACAGAGATTTGGCTACAGAACTCCGAGAACGTGGTTACGACAGACTCGTCGCTGAACGGGCGGACGGAGAGCAGGAACGCCTCAATGTCGACCTTCCGGTTGAAAGCCACGAGATCTCTCTTGAGTACACGCCCGAGGACTTCAATGTCTTAGAGCGTGACGACTATTGTCCGGGTGACGAACGAGTACTTCTGATCATACCCTGCAGTCAAACCAAGCCGTACTCAAATTCCCGCACTCACCGAGTAGTCGCTGACGCGACTACCGAATGGAAGGATGAAATACACAAAGTCACCGTTTCAGGGATGTACGGTCCTGTCCCTGAAGAATTTGAGAATATTTCACCGATCAAATCATACGAATACGTCCTAACTGATGCCGAAACAGACCGTCAGAATCTCATCAAAAATCGACTCGTCGAATATTTAAATCGTTTTGGCGGTGACTTCGATGTAATTGTTGGCTACGCCACGAGTAAGACATATCGTGAAGTCATCAAGCGATCCTTGGAAGAGTATGGCGAAGGTGTAGTTTTGCCTCGTGAACCCGAAATGCGAGCGTTGACAGAACACTTCCGTACAACGAATCTTCAGCAATTGGCAGACTATCTTGAGGAAGAATTAGCACCCCAAACCCGGAATTAG
- a CDS encoding recombinase family protein, producing MTSDQIAAYVRASTDKQETSHQRDDINEWAKQNGHAPTEIEWYVDLAESGSDPGRKQFNSLIDDVEAGNYERVITWEISRLSRLGSTYQRFFEVAADADTIVNVTNGWTDTILPDGTGKLIADISAAVAEEERRKLISRINSGVKRARKEGKWLGEVPTGFDRNELGYLRPLINPGEGKVGYLEMREALVDIEEGESYNSAAASMATTRQTLSRIDQDDERRSWYLDGRAEDDRVAEALETVSSSSDNLRTPTDS from the coding sequence ATGACATCCGATCAAATTGCTGCGTACGTACGAGCATCCACCGACAAGCAAGAGACATCCCACCAGCGGGACGATATCAACGAATGGGCCAAGCAAAACGGACATGCTCCGACCGAGATTGAGTGGTACGTCGACCTCGCGGAATCAGGTAGCGACCCCGGGCGCAAACAATTCAATTCACTCATCGACGACGTCGAAGCAGGCAATTATGAGCGGGTGATCACGTGGGAGATCAGTCGATTATCGAGACTCGGGAGCACGTATCAGCGATTCTTTGAAGTGGCAGCTGACGCCGACACGATCGTGAATGTCACGAACGGGTGGACAGACACTATCCTACCCGACGGCACCGGCAAGCTCATCGCAGATATAAGCGCGGCAGTTGCCGAGGAGGAACGCAGAAAGCTCATCAGTCGGATCAATTCAGGAGTAAAAAGAGCACGAAAAGAGGGCAAGTGGTTGGGCGAAGTTCCCACGGGATTTGACCGGAACGAACTGGGATACCTACGACCACTAATCAACCCAGGAGAGGGCAAAGTGGGATACCTCGAAATGCGGGAAGCGCTCGTCGACATCGAGGAGGGAGAGTCATACAATTCTGCAGCTGCATCGATGGCGACGACCCGACAGACGTTGAGCCGAATCGATCAGGATGACGAGCGGCGATCATGGTACCTTGACGGACGAGCCGAGGACGATCGTGTCGCTGAAGCTCTCGAAACAGTGTCGAGTAGTAGCGATAACTTGAGGACTCCGACAGACTCCTAG
- a CDS encoding HNH endonuclease: MCRNCERHEDMRNVSLEVHHIVPRRRGGTHEKYNLVTMCSHCHDRVHNGDVETPDDPLGYIDRIKQEVRSFRWRQANITDIDAQSIARTVAGSFPDPTSIQTHTSLRDTLRNPPQRTFPNFLLDIGYHVTEREATCAE, translated from the coding sequence ATGTGTCGGAATTGCGAAAGACATGAGGATATGCGAAACGTCTCGCTCGAAGTCCATCATATTGTTCCACGTCGTCGAGGCGGAACCCATGAAAAGTACAACCTCGTTACGATGTGCAGTCACTGCCATGACCGAGTACATAATGGTGATGTGGAAACACCAGACGATCCGTTAGGATATATTGACCGTATAAAACAAGAAGTGAGGAGCTTTCGGTGGCGACAAGCGAATATCACAGATATCGACGCACAGTCTATTGCCAGAACAGTTGCCGGGTCATTCCCGGACCCCACCTCGATTCAAACTCATACGTCATTAAGAGATACTCTCAGAAATCCTCCGCAACGAACATTCCCCAACTTTTTGCTCGATATTGGTTATCATGTGACAGAAAGAGAGGCCACTTGTGCTGAGTGA
- a CDS encoding TRAM domain-containing protein: MEISKQLRCLFSGKVEERDGSYVVEVPQQEITLGELQADKTYRVAVLPSPETNGAKNTNTDQQPEQTPQTPPVEEGEQRTVEIEDIGDQGDGITRVERGFVVIVPDTKQSERVTIEITDVRENVAFAEVVERISYYE; this comes from the coding sequence ATGGAGATTTCAAAGCAACTTCGGTGTCTGTTCTCGGGTAAAGTCGAAGAGCGTGATGGGTCATATGTGGTTGAGGTACCACAGCAAGAGATCACTCTTGGCGAGCTACAGGCAGACAAGACGTATCGTGTGGCAGTCCTGCCGTCACCCGAGACCAACGGGGCCAAGAATACGAACACCGATCAACAGCCCGAGCAAACGCCACAAACGCCCCCTGTCGAAGAGGGCGAACAACGTACAGTCGAGATCGAAGATATTGGTGACCAGGGCGACGGTATCACCCGTGTAGAGCGTGGGTTCGTCGTCATTGTTCCCGATACCAAACAAAGCGAGCGTGTTACTATCGAGATTACCGATGTCCGCGAGAATGTGGCCTTCGCGGAAGTTGTCGAGCGCATCAGTTATTACGAGTAG
- a CDS encoding helix-turn-helix transcriptional regulator: MYDLTGFQRDLLYVIAGLDDPHGLAIKDELENYYEKEIHHGRLYPNLDTLVEKGLVEKSQRDRRTNEYTTTRRGSREIQARAEWEAEYIDHSS, translated from the coding sequence ATGTATGATCTTACTGGTTTTCAGCGCGACTTGCTGTACGTAATCGCCGGCCTTGATGATCCACACGGGCTCGCAATCAAGGACGAACTTGAGAACTACTATGAAAAGGAGATTCACCATGGTCGTCTCTACCCGAATCTCGACACGCTTGTTGAGAAGGGACTTGTCGAAAAAAGTCAACGCGATAGACGGACCAACGAGTACACTACCACACGTCGGGGTAGTAGAGAGATTCAGGCGCGAGCTGAGTGGGAAGCCGAGTACATCGATCACAGTTCCTGA
- a CDS encoding NADP-dependent oxidoreductase, giving the protein MTNTNREWLLAERPTGEPDLDSFELRETDVPAPAPGELLVRTRFLSVDPYMRGRMRDAESYAEPWDVGDALKGGVVGEVIESESDAYDAGDLVTGEGKWADYATLDADDVAPVDPSVAAPEAYLGVLGMPGRTAYFGLLEVGEPKPGDTVVVSGAAGAVGSVVGQIAKRNGCRVVGFAGSDEKTDWLTDDLGFDAAINYKATDDYRAALAEAAPDGVDVYFDNVGGPITDAVFTKLNLDARVAVCGQIAHYNDEEVPTGPRKLPGLIPVRATVQGLLVSDFATRFGEASERLGRWVASGELGHRETIVEGLENAPDAFLGLFSGDNIGKQVVRVSAGEP; this is encoded by the coding sequence GTGACGAACACCAACCGCGAGTGGCTTCTCGCCGAGCGGCCGACCGGCGAGCCCGACTTGGACAGCTTCGAACTGCGCGAGACGGACGTCCCCGCCCCCGCGCCGGGCGAACTCCTCGTTCGCACCCGGTTCCTCTCGGTCGACCCGTACATGCGCGGCCGGATGCGCGACGCCGAGTCGTACGCGGAACCGTGGGACGTGGGTGACGCGCTCAAGGGCGGCGTCGTCGGTGAAGTGATCGAGTCGGAGAGCGACGCGTACGACGCGGGCGACCTCGTGACCGGCGAGGGCAAGTGGGCCGACTACGCGACCCTCGACGCCGACGACGTCGCGCCGGTCGACCCGAGCGTCGCCGCCCCCGAGGCGTACCTCGGCGTCCTCGGCATGCCCGGGCGGACCGCCTACTTCGGCCTCCTCGAAGTCGGCGAGCCGAAGCCCGGCGACACGGTCGTCGTCTCCGGCGCGGCCGGCGCGGTCGGCTCGGTCGTCGGCCAGATCGCGAAACGCAACGGCTGCCGCGTGGTCGGCTTCGCCGGCAGCGACGAGAAGACCGACTGGCTCACCGACGACCTCGGCTTCGACGCCGCGATCAACTACAAGGCCACCGACGACTACCGCGCCGCGCTCGCCGAGGCGGCGCCCGACGGCGTCGACGTGTACTTCGACAACGTCGGGGGGCCGATCACCGACGCCGTGTTCACGAAGCTGAACCTCGACGCGCGCGTCGCGGTCTGCGGCCAGATCGCGCACTACAACGACGAGGAGGTCCCGACCGGCCCGCGGAAGCTCCCGGGGCTCATTCCGGTGCGGGCGACGGTTCAGGGCCTGCTCGTCAGCGACTTCGCCACCCGGTTCGGCGAGGCGAGCGAGCGGCTCGGACGGTGGGTCGCCAGCGGCGAACTCGGACACCGCGAGACGATCGTGGAGGGCTTGGAGAACGCGCCCGACGCCTTCCTCGGCCTGTTCTCGGGCGACAACATCGGCAAGCAGGTGGTTCGGGTGTCGGCGGGCGAGCCGTAG
- a CDS encoding OBG GTPase family GTP-binding protein: MGLEEEIEDLREEIAETPYNKSTEAHIGRLKAKLAEKKEKLENQSSAGGGHGYAVEKHGDATVALVGFPSVGKSTLINALTNADSEVGSYEFTTLDVNPGMLQYRGANIQILDVPGLIEGAAGGRGGGKEVLSVVRTADLVVFMLSVFEIEQYDRLREELYATNIRLDTEPPNINIRKTHKDGLGVTMSDDVSLDEETVKQVLREYGYVNAKVTIPHDLTIDELVDAVMDNREYLPSMVTVNKADLIDKSYLPTVKEELRERDLDPEEVLFISAEKELGLDGLKERLWEELGVIRIYMDKPGRGVDYEEPLILFEGDTVGDACSKLGGEFDERFKFARVSGESAKHDDQQVGKSHELADEDVLRIVARK, from the coding sequence ATGGGACTGGAGGAGGAGATCGAAGACCTCCGCGAGGAGATCGCCGAGACGCCCTACAACAAGTCAACGGAGGCTCACATCGGGCGCCTGAAGGCGAAGCTCGCGGAGAAGAAAGAGAAGCTGGAGAACCAGTCCTCCGCCGGCGGCGGCCACGGGTACGCGGTCGAGAAGCACGGCGACGCCACGGTCGCGTTGGTCGGGTTCCCGAGCGTCGGCAAGTCCACCCTCATCAACGCCCTCACCAACGCCGACAGCGAGGTGGGCTCCTACGAGTTCACGACGTTGGACGTCAACCCGGGCATGCTGCAGTACCGCGGCGCGAACATCCAGATCCTCGACGTGCCGGGGCTGATCGAGGGCGCCGCGGGCGGCCGCGGCGGGGGGAAGGAGGTGCTCTCGGTCGTCCGGACCGCGGATCTGGTCGTGTTCATGCTCTCTGTCTTCGAGATCGAGCAGTACGACCGGCTCCGCGAGGAGCTGTACGCGACGAACATCCGCCTGGACACCGAGCCCCCGAACATCAACATCCGGAAGACGCACAAGGACGGGCTCGGCGTGACGATGAGCGACGACGTGAGCTTAGACGAGGAGACGGTGAAGCAGGTCCTCCGCGAGTACGGCTACGTCAACGCGAAGGTGACGATTCCGCACGACCTGACCATCGACGAGCTCGTCGACGCCGTGATGGACAACCGCGAGTACCTCCCCTCGATGGTCACCGTCAACAAGGCGGACCTCATCGACAAGAGCTACCTCCCGACGGTGAAAGAGGAGCTGCGCGAGCGCGACCTCGACCCCGAGGAGGTGCTCTTCATCTCCGCCGAGAAGGAGCTCGGCCTCGACGGCCTGAAGGAGCGCCTCTGGGAGGAGCTGGGCGTCATTCGAATTTATATGGACAAGCCCGGGCGCGGCGTCGACTACGAGGAGCCCCTCATCCTCTTCGAGGGCGACACCGTGGGCGACGCCTGTTCGAAGCTCGGCGGCGAGTTCGACGAGCGGTTTAAATTTGCGCGCGTTTCGGGTGAGAGCGCGAAACACGACGACCAGCAGGTCGGGAAGAGCCACGAGCTCGCCGACGAGGACGTGCTCCGGATCGTCGCTCGGAAGTAG
- a CDS encoding redox-regulated ATPase YchF — MLTVALAGKPNAGKSTFYTAATMADVDVANYPFTTVDPNRGVTYVRTECPCLDREERCGAENCRDGKRYVPVELLDVAGLVPGAHEGKGLGNQFLDELTNADVVLNVVDASGATNAEGEPVEVGSHDPLDDVDFVEEEMDLWLAGIVDRNWEGVERQSRSPDFDLESALSEMLTGFGATERDVTAVLRELEYPDDPKAWDDDDREALARAVRRRTKPIVVVANKVDAAPDGAVDRIREGTDKPVIPATADGELALRRAAEAGVVDYDPGDESFEIVGEVSESQRAGLDALRESMAAHGGTGVQTALNAAVYDLLDRITAYPVQDAGKWTDGTGNVLPDAFLLPAGSTPRDLAYAVHSDIGEGYLHAVDARASRRIGEDHELTEGDVVKIVSTAGP, encoded by the coding sequence ATGCTCACGGTCGCGCTCGCGGGCAAGCCGAACGCCGGCAAGTCCACCTTCTACACCGCCGCCACGATGGCCGACGTCGACGTCGCCAACTACCCGTTCACGACCGTCGACCCGAACCGAGGCGTGACCTACGTCCGCACCGAGTGCCCCTGCCTCGACCGCGAGGAGCGCTGCGGGGCGGAGAACTGCCGCGACGGGAAACGGTACGTCCCGGTCGAGCTGCTCGACGTGGCCGGGCTCGTGCCGGGCGCCCACGAGGGCAAGGGGCTCGGCAACCAGTTCCTCGACGAGCTGACCAACGCGGACGTCGTGTTGAACGTCGTCGACGCCTCGGGCGCGACGAACGCCGAGGGCGAGCCGGTGGAGGTCGGGAGCCACGACCCCCTCGACGACGTTGACTTCGTCGAGGAGGAGATGGACCTCTGGCTCGCGGGCATCGTCGACCGCAACTGGGAGGGCGTCGAGCGGCAGTCGCGCTCGCCGGACTTCGACCTCGAATCGGCGCTGTCGGAGATGCTCACCGGCTTCGGCGCGACCGAGCGCGACGTGACCGCAGTCCTTCGCGAGTTGGAGTACCCCGACGACCCGAAGGCGTGGGACGACGACGACCGCGAGGCGCTCGCGCGGGCGGTCCGCCGCCGCACCAAGCCCATCGTCGTCGTCGCGAACAAGGTCGACGCGGCGCCCGACGGCGCGGTCGACCGCATCCGCGAGGGGACCGACAAGCCGGTCATTCCGGCCACGGCCGACGGCGAACTCGCCCTCCGCCGCGCCGCGGAGGCGGGCGTCGTCGACTACGACCCGGGCGACGAGTCGTTCGAGATCGTCGGCGAGGTCTCCGAGAGCCAGCGCGCCGGCCTCGACGCGCTCCGCGAGTCGATGGCGGCCCACGGCGGGACGGGCGTTCAGACCGCGCTGAACGCGGCCGTCTACGACCTGCTCGACCGGATCACGGCCTACCCGGTCCAGGACGCCGGCAAGTGGACCGACGGGACCGGGAACGTCCTCCCGGACGCGTTCCTCCTGCCCGCGGGCTCGACCCCGCGGGACCTCGCGTACGCGGTCCACTCCGACATCGGCGAGGGGTACCTCCACGCGGTCGACGCGCGCGCCTCGCGACGGATCGGCGAGGACCACGAACTCACCGAGGGCGACGTAGTGAAGATCGTTTCGACAGCGGGCCCCTGA
- a CDS encoding GNAT family N-acetyltransferase, whose product MELVEADESDLDALVERWYDLATAMERYSALNEIAYADAGSVPDDGFRAHLDDPDVTDYLVVVDGETIGFVTLETGDRPSRERGRYLDVVNLEIDPEHRNEGYGTAVVDRVTEMAREADRDYVTVSCEWGNDGARRFYRDAGFEPKQVTYARSLE is encoded by the coding sequence ATGGAACTCGTGGAGGCCGACGAGAGCGACCTCGACGCCCTCGTCGAGCGGTGGTACGACCTCGCGACGGCGATGGAGCGGTACTCGGCGCTGAACGAGATCGCCTACGCGGACGCGGGATCCGTCCCGGACGACGGGTTCCGCGCGCACCTCGACGACCCGGACGTGACCGACTACCTCGTCGTCGTCGACGGCGAGACGATCGGGTTCGTCACCCTCGAAACGGGTGACCGACCCTCCCGAGAGCGTGGCCGGTACCTCGACGTCGTGAACCTCGAAATCGACCCGGAACACCGGAACGAAGGGTACGGCACGGCGGTCGTCGACCGGGTGACGGAGATGGCTCGCGAGGCCGACCGCGACTACGTCACCGTCTCCTGCGAGTGGGGCAACGACGGCGCGCGGCGGTTCTACCGGGACGCGGGGTTCGAGCCCAAACAGGTGACGTACGCGCGCTCGCTGGAGTGA
- a CDS encoding amidohydrolase family protein: protein MLGLEHDFRIVDTRATLDPDESSVVTHGRDISPERLEREMLQAGIVRAVASPGQRAAGRSYLRANNAVARLSIDRPFVAFARLNGPRDPGTGPVSVVRNIRAERDDHHTRPDDVEQYSYDDRFHGFTLAPHVDGLPNEDVLARLEDADLPLFVHAGREFPPEAVETELLGYDLPVVLGSFGGYPLDAELMNETLDLLDEYDRLYVDTSAVRYREVLERGVLEHPDRVLFGSGAPDVHPNVGVMEVLTLDVSEDLMARVLAKNPARLVPALAEGADV from the coding sequence ATGCTCGGGCTCGAACACGACTTCCGGATCGTCGACACCCGCGCGACCCTCGACCCCGACGAGTCGTCGGTCGTCACCCACGGGCGGGACATCTCGCCGGAGCGGCTGGAGCGCGAGATGCTCCAGGCGGGGATCGTTCGCGCGGTCGCGAGCCCCGGCCAGCGCGCGGCCGGGCGGAGCTACCTCCGCGCGAACAACGCCGTCGCCCGGCTGTCGATCGACCGCCCGTTCGTCGCGTTCGCCCGCCTCAACGGCCCCCGCGACCCCGGGACCGGCCCCGTCTCGGTCGTCCGGAACATCCGCGCCGAGCGCGACGACCACCACACCCGGCCGGACGACGTCGAGCAGTACTCCTACGACGACCGGTTCCACGGGTTCACGCTGGCGCCCCACGTCGACGGGCTCCCAAACGAGGACGTGCTGGCTCGGCTGGAGGACGCCGACCTCCCCCTCTTCGTCCACGCGGGCCGGGAGTTCCCGCCCGAGGCGGTCGAGACGGAGCTGCTCGGCTACGACCTCCCGGTCGTGTTAGGGAGCTTCGGGGGCTACCCCTTAGACGCCGAGCTGATGAACGAGACGCTCGACCTGCTCGACGAGTACGACCGGCTGTACGTCGACACGAGCGCGGTCCGGTACCGCGAGGTGCTCGAACGCGGCGTGTTGGAACACCCCGACCGCGTCCTCTTCGGCTCCGGCGCGCCCGACGTCCACCCCAACGTCGGCGTGATGGAGGTGCTCACCCTCGACGTCTCCGAGGACCTGATGGCCCGCGTGCTGGCGAAGAACCCCGCCCGGCTCGTCCCCGCGCTCGCCGAGGGCGCGGACGTCTGA
- a CDS encoding DUF371 domain-containing protein — protein sequence MSDEDADAPRTGDDDPYVEVVRAVGHENVTAEHASTFELTTDDWLTPAGDCIVGVEADRTPRDFSTEFREACRDADATIEATLVVDAGDETFEETITGRGDPDLALLDDRSMVGRTSDYTDDERTILVDGDGAAADLDRDLVAALADGADLTLRLAVEPGE from the coding sequence ATGAGCGACGAGGATGCAGACGCCCCGCGGACCGGCGACGACGACCCCTACGTCGAGGTCGTCCGCGCGGTCGGCCACGAGAACGTCACCGCCGAACACGCGAGCACGTTCGAGCTCACGACCGACGACTGGCTCACCCCTGCCGGCGACTGCATCGTCGGCGTCGAGGCCGACCGGACGCCTCGGGACTTCTCGACCGAGTTCCGCGAGGCGTGTCGAGACGCGGACGCGACGATCGAGGCGACGCTCGTCGTCGACGCCGGCGACGAGACGTTCGAGGAGACGATCACCGGCCGCGGCGACCCCGACCTCGCGCTGCTCGACGACCGTTCGATGGTCGGCCGGACGAGCGACTACACGGATGACGAGCGCACGATACTCGTCGACGGCGACGGCGCGGCCGCCGACCTCGACCGCGACCTCGTCGCCGCGCTGGCCGACGGTGCGGACCTCACGCTCCGGTTGGCGGTCGAGCCTGGCGAGTGA